One Peterkaempfera bronchialis DNA window includes the following coding sequences:
- a CDS encoding aggregation-promoting factor C-terminal-like domain-containing protein, with the protein MTRISVRGVAVASATAVTAVGAVVGVASGNEGKTTQTVDVAGATLLADIPSGAQAQTISDNIGRQADAQASAADAAAKKAAEEAARKKAAEVAKAKAEAERKAKEAEAKRKAEEASRAAARSALAAPMVSVSPGSVQALARSIVGDGQFQCFSAIVERESGWDYTATNASSGAYGLVQALPGSKMASAGADWRTNPATQIKWGLNYMNSRYGSPCGAWSFWQSHHWY; encoded by the coding sequence GTGACTCGGATCTCGGTCCGGGGAGTTGCTGTGGCCTCAGCCACCGCCGTCACCGCTGTCGGTGCCGTCGTGGGCGTGGCCTCGGGCAATGAGGGCAAGACCACGCAGACGGTCGATGTCGCCGGCGCCACCCTGCTCGCGGACATCCCCTCGGGCGCCCAGGCCCAGACCATCAGCGACAACATCGGCAGGCAGGCGGACGCGCAGGCCAGCGCTGCCGACGCTGCCGCCAAGAAGGCTGCGGAGGAGGCCGCTCGCAAGAAGGCCGCCGAGGTCGCCAAGGCGAAGGCCGAGGCGGAGCGCAAGGCCAAGGAGGCCGAGGCCAAGCGCAAGGCCGAGGAGGCCAGCCGGGCTGCGGCCCGCTCGGCACTCGCCGCGCCGATGGTCAGCGTGTCCCCGGGATCGGTCCAGGCACTGGCCCGCTCCATCGTCGGCGACGGCCAGTTCCAGTGCTTCAGCGCGATCGTGGAGCGGGAGAGCGGCTGGGACTACACGGCCACCAATGCCTCCTCCGGCGCCTATGGCCTGGTCCAGGCGCTGCCCGGCTCCAAGATGGCCTCGGCCGGCGCCGACTGGCGCACCAACCCGGCCACCCAGATCAAATGGGGCCTCAACTACATGAACTCCCGGTACGGCAGCCCCTGCGGTGCCTGGTCGTTCTGGCAGTCGCACCACTGGTACTGA
- a CDS encoding AI-2E family transporter yields MSRIGKWGVVEWGMSTAARTAARLEQRRREAEDLLRREAQQQQEAAPVHLAGPVGPAAPAAPPRSARYARESSMGRPATPAEAVPWGLRVAAESTWRLLLLGAALYVLFRVITTLRLVALAFIAAVLITALLQPTVSWLRRHGLPRSLAAAVTFLSGLVGIGLVVWFVVWQVSTNLESVTSRVQEGVEQLRDWLVKGPLHLTDKQISDFAKQISKAIGTNSDAITSAGFTGVTIAVELLTGVVLAAFCTFFLLYDGERIWQWTLRGLPRHSRYAMAGAGPRAWATLTSYVRGTVLVAFIDSVCIGIGLQLLDVPLAVPLAVIIFLGAFVPLVGALITGTIAVLIAIVTQGVFTAAMVLVVLVAVQQIEGHLLQPLILGRAVRVHPLAVVLAVAAGSILAGIGGAVVAVPLVAVTNTVVGYLRRRSAAGHEVFTALEAAREEHARESVEAEEGTGAAVAIESAGVPEPAGVAEGGAGREGTESGNPPPGQAGTGDS; encoded by the coding sequence GTGTCGCGAATCGGCAAGTGGGGTGTGGTCGAGTGGGGGATGTCCACCGCCGCGCGCACCGCGGCGCGGTTGGAGCAGCGCCGCCGCGAGGCCGAGGACCTGCTCAGGCGGGAGGCGCAGCAGCAGCAGGAGGCGGCGCCGGTCCATCTGGCCGGTCCGGTGGGCCCGGCGGCGCCGGCCGCACCGCCCCGATCGGCCCGGTATGCCCGCGAGTCGTCGATGGGCCGCCCGGCGACACCGGCCGAGGCGGTCCCCTGGGGGCTGCGGGTCGCCGCCGAGTCCACCTGGCGGCTGCTGCTGCTGGGTGCGGCCCTCTATGTCCTCTTCCGGGTGATCACCACGCTGCGGCTGGTGGCGCTGGCCTTTATCGCGGCGGTGCTGATCACGGCGCTGCTCCAGCCCACGGTCTCCTGGCTGCGGCGGCACGGGCTGCCGCGCTCGCTGGCCGCTGCGGTGACCTTCCTCAGCGGGCTGGTGGGGATAGGGCTGGTCGTCTGGTTTGTGGTGTGGCAGGTCTCCACCAACCTGGAGTCGGTGACCAGCCGGGTCCAGGAGGGCGTGGAGCAGCTGCGCGACTGGCTGGTGAAGGGGCCGCTGCATCTGACGGACAAGCAGATCAGCGACTTCGCCAAGCAGATATCGAAGGCCATCGGCACCAACTCCGACGCCATCACCTCGGCCGGCTTCACCGGGGTGACCATCGCGGTGGAGCTGCTGACCGGTGTGGTGCTCGCCGCCTTCTGCACCTTCTTCCTGCTCTATGACGGCGAGCGGATCTGGCAGTGGACGCTGCGCGGGCTGCCGCGCCACTCCCGGTACGCCATGGCCGGTGCCGGGCCGCGCGCTTGGGCGACGCTCACCAGCTATGTGCGGGGCACCGTGCTGGTGGCCTTCATCGACTCGGTCTGCATCGGCATCGGGCTGCAACTGCTGGATGTTCCGCTGGCGGTGCCGCTGGCGGTGATCATCTTCCTGGGGGCGTTCGTCCCGCTGGTCGGGGCGCTGATCACCGGCACCATCGCGGTGCTGATCGCGATCGTCACCCAGGGCGTCTTCACGGCGGCCATGGTGCTGGTGGTGCTGGTGGCCGTGCAGCAGATCGAGGGGCATCTGCTCCAGCCGCTGATCCTCGGCAGGGCGGTACGGGTGCACCCGCTCGCCGTGGTGCTGGCGGTCGCCGCCGGTTCCATCCTGGCCGGGATCGGGGGCGCGGTGGTCGCGGTGCCGCTGGTGGCGGTGACCAACACCGTGGTCGGCTATCTGCGCCGCCGCAGTGCCGCCGGGCACGAGGTCTTCACCGCCCTGGAGGCGGCCCGGGAGGAGCACGCCCGGGAGTCCGTGGAGGCGGAGGAGGGGACCGGGGCGGCCGTGGCCATCGAGAGTGCCGGGGTCCCCGAGCCTGCCGGAGTGGCGGAGGGCGGCGCGGGCCGCGAGGGCACGGAGAGCGGGAATCCCCCGCCCGGCCAGGCCGGTACGGGGGATTCCTAG
- a CDS encoding alkyl hydroperoxide reductase, producing the protein MALDELKAALPDYAKDLKLNLGSVIGNSNLPEQQLWGTVLACALASRSPRVLAELEPEAREHLSEQAYTAAKSAAAIMAMNNVYYRTLHLLSDKEYSTMRAGLRMNVIGNPGVEKTDFELWSFAVSAINGCGMCLDSHEQVLRKAGVERETVQEAAKIAAVVAAVGATLEAEGALAAG; encoded by the coding sequence GTGGCGCTTGACGAACTCAAGGCCGCGCTGCCCGACTACGCCAAGGACCTCAAGCTCAACCTGGGCTCGGTCATCGGCAACTCCAACCTCCCCGAGCAGCAGCTCTGGGGCACCGTGCTGGCGTGCGCGCTGGCCTCGCGCAGCCCGCGGGTGCTGGCCGAGCTGGAGCCGGAGGCCCGGGAGCACCTGTCGGAGCAGGCGTACACCGCCGCCAAGTCCGCCGCCGCGATCATGGCGATGAACAACGTCTACTACCGGACCCTGCATCTGCTCTCCGACAAGGAGTACAGCACCATGCGGGCCGGTCTGCGGATGAACGTCATCGGCAACCCGGGCGTGGAGAAGACCGACTTCGAGCTCTGGTCGTTCGCCGTCTCGGCGATCAACGGCTGCGGTATGTGCCTGGACTCCCACGAGCAGGTGCTGCGCAAGGCCGGCGTGGAGCGGGAGACCGTGCAGGAGGCGGCGAAGATCGCCGCAGTGGTGGCCGCCGTCGGCGCCACCCTGGAGGCCGAGGGCGCCCTCGCCGCCGGGTGA
- a CDS encoding peroxiredoxin yields the protein MLTIGDKFPEYDLTACVDLDPEKAFAQIDQKTYEGKWRIVFFWPKDFTFVCPTEIAAFGKLNEEFADRDAQILGVSGDSEFVHHAWRKDHKDLRDLPFPMLADPKHELMRDCGVEGEDGYAQRAVFVVDPNNEIQFVMVTAGSVGRNPKEVLRVLDALQTDELCPCNWNKGETTLDPVALLAGE from the coding sequence GTGCTCACCATCGGTGACAAGTTCCCCGAGTACGATCTCACCGCCTGCGTCGACCTCGACCCGGAGAAGGCGTTCGCCCAGATCGACCAGAAGACCTACGAGGGCAAGTGGCGGATCGTCTTCTTCTGGCCCAAGGACTTCACGTTCGTCTGCCCGACCGAGATCGCCGCCTTCGGCAAGCTCAATGAGGAGTTCGCCGACCGCGACGCCCAGATCCTCGGTGTCTCCGGTGACTCCGAGTTTGTGCACCACGCCTGGCGCAAGGACCACAAGGACCTGCGCGACCTGCCCTTCCCGATGCTGGCCGACCCCAAGCACGAGCTGATGCGGGACTGCGGCGTCGAGGGCGAGGACGGCTACGCCCAGCGCGCGGTCTTCGTGGTGGACCCCAACAACGAGATCCAGTTCGTCATGGTGACCGCCGGCTCCGTCGGCCGTAACCCCAAGGAGGTCCTGCGGGTGCTGGACGCCCTCCAGACCGACGAGCTGTGCCCCTGCAACTGGAACAAGGGCGAGACCACCCTGGACCCCGTCGCGCTGCTCGCGGGTGAGTGA
- a CDS encoding LysR substrate-binding domain-containing protein produces the protein MPGSSGARPARPAPAVVKHTDRRHSRTPSVAQLRAFAAVADHRHFRDAAAAIGTSQPALSGAVAALEETLDVQLVERTTRRVIITPLGERVAEHARRVLASLHSLTEEVEAARRPFTGPLRLGVIPTVAPYLLPTVLRMVRDTYPDLELHVHEERTSSLLDGLAGGRLDLLLLALPAGGALPVHEIPLFDEDFVLVTPPDHPLAGRAGVPRDALLDLDVLLLEEGHCLRDQALDICRDVGADPAAATTRAAGLSTLVQLVAGGLGVTLLPATALDVEAGRTDRLAATRFATPAPGRRIGLASRLGSARSPEYDHFATSLRDALRPLPVRIVT, from the coding sequence ATGCCCGGCAGTTCCGGGGCCCGTCCCGCCAGGCCCGCTCCGGCTGTGGTCAAGCACACAGACCGGCGCCACTCGCGCACGCCCTCGGTCGCCCAGCTCAGAGCATTTGCGGCGGTCGCCGACCACCGGCACTTCCGGGACGCGGCAGCGGCCATCGGGACCAGCCAGCCCGCCCTCTCCGGCGCCGTCGCCGCCCTGGAGGAGACGCTGGACGTGCAACTGGTGGAACGCACCACCCGCAGGGTCATCATCACCCCTCTGGGTGAGCGTGTCGCCGAGCATGCGCGCCGGGTCCTCGCCTCACTGCACTCCCTGACGGAGGAGGTCGAAGCCGCCCGCCGCCCCTTCACCGGCCCGCTGCGCCTCGGCGTCATCCCCACCGTCGCCCCCTATCTGCTGCCCACCGTGCTGCGCATGGTCCGTGACACCTACCCGGACCTGGAACTCCACGTCCACGAGGAGCGCACCTCCTCGCTGCTGGACGGCCTGGCCGGCGGCCGGCTCGACCTGCTGCTGCTGGCGCTGCCCGCCGGCGGCGCGCTGCCGGTCCATGAGATCCCGCTCTTCGACGAGGACTTCGTCCTGGTCACGCCGCCCGACCACCCGCTGGCGGGCCGGGCCGGAGTGCCCCGCGACGCGCTGCTCGACCTCGATGTCCTGCTGCTGGAGGAGGGGCACTGCCTGCGCGACCAGGCGCTGGACATCTGCCGTGACGTCGGCGCCGACCCGGCCGCCGCCACCACCCGCGCCGCCGGGCTCTCCACCCTCGTCCAACTGGTCGCCGGCGGGCTCGGTGTCACCCTGCTGCCGGCCACCGCCCTCGACGTCGAGGCCGGCCGCACCGACCGCCTCGCCGCCACCCGCTTCGCCACCCCCGCCCCCGGCCGCCGCATCGGCCTCGCCTCCCGCCTCGGCTCCGCCCGCTCCCCCGAGTACGACCACTTCGCCACCTCCCTCCGCGACGCCCTCCGCCCCCTCCCGGTCCGCATCGTCACCTGA
- a CDS encoding MFS transporter produces the protein MPLALVALAVTAFGIGTTEFAAMGLLPQIAGDLGVSIPRAGWLISAYAIGVVIGAPLLTGVAARLPRKAVLVGLAGLFTLGNLLCAIAPNFWFLAAARLVTGLPHGAFFGAGAVAAAELAPAHLRARAVSVMFAGLTVSNIVGVPAATLLGQHLGWRATMVVVVAIGALGTAAIARLVPALPSHAQAGLRHELSAFRSGQLWLALATVVFGCGGFFACYSYIAPLMTEVAGFAPGSMTLVLALFGVGMTIGNAVGGWAADRALRPSVCAAFLLLAAALAVFAVTAHTKWSAALTLMLIGLFGFAIVPTVQTLVMEKARHAPTLASATVQGAFNLANAQGAWLGGAVLSAGLGWTSPTLAGAGLAAVGALLAVVSWAIDRTPAPTPSPPPPPHTPWTPPPPPAPPTTEQRTVG, from the coding sequence ATGCCCCTGGCGCTCGTCGCCCTGGCCGTCACCGCCTTCGGCATCGGCACCACCGAGTTCGCCGCGATGGGGCTGCTGCCCCAGATCGCCGGCGACCTCGGGGTCTCCATCCCGCGCGCGGGCTGGCTGATCTCCGCGTATGCGATCGGCGTCGTCATCGGCGCTCCGCTGCTCACCGGAGTGGCCGCCCGACTGCCCCGCAAGGCCGTACTGGTCGGCCTGGCCGGCCTCTTCACCCTCGGCAATCTGCTCTGCGCCATCGCCCCGAACTTCTGGTTCCTGGCCGCCGCGCGGCTGGTGACCGGGCTGCCGCACGGTGCCTTCTTCGGCGCCGGCGCGGTGGCCGCCGCCGAACTGGCCCCCGCCCATCTGCGGGCCCGCGCGGTCTCGGTGATGTTCGCCGGGCTCACCGTCTCCAACATCGTCGGCGTCCCCGCCGCCACCCTGCTGGGCCAGCACCTCGGCTGGCGGGCGACCATGGTCGTCGTGGTCGCGATCGGCGCACTGGGCACCGCCGCCATCGCCCGGCTGGTGCCCGCCCTGCCCAGCCATGCCCAGGCGGGGCTGCGCCATGAACTCTCCGCCTTCCGCAGCGGGCAGCTCTGGCTGGCGCTGGCCACCGTGGTCTTCGGCTGCGGCGGCTTCTTCGCCTGCTACAGCTATATCGCGCCGCTGATGACCGAGGTCGCCGGGTTCGCACCCGGGTCGATGACGCTGGTGCTGGCGCTCTTCGGGGTCGGGATGACCATCGGCAATGCGGTCGGCGGCTGGGCTGCCGACCGGGCGCTGCGGCCCAGCGTCTGTGCGGCCTTCCTGCTGCTCGCCGCCGCCCTCGCCGTCTTCGCCGTCACCGCGCACACAAAGTGGTCGGCGGCGCTCACCCTGATGCTGATCGGCCTCTTCGGCTTCGCCATCGTGCCCACCGTGCAGACCCTGGTCATGGAGAAGGCCCGGCACGCCCCCACCCTGGCCTCCGCCACCGTCCAGGGCGCCTTCAACCTCGCCAACGCCCAGGGCGCCTGGCTCGGCGGCGCGGTCCTCTCCGCCGGCCTCGGCTGGACCTCCCCCACCCTGGCCGGCGCGGGCCTCGCCGCCGTCGGCGCCCTCCTCGCCGTCGTCTCCTGGGCCATCGACCGCACCCCCGCCCCCACCCCATCCCCGCCACCGCCGCCCCACACCCCCTGGACACCCCCGCCACCTCCGGCACCTCCGACCACTGAGCAGCGGACTGTTGGGTAA
- a CDS encoding catalase: MSDATVPYTTNNAGVPVESDSDSLTAGALGPILLHDHYLIEKMAQFNRERVPERVVHAKGSGAYGIFEVTQDVSQFTRADLFQPGRRTEMLARFSTVAGEQGSPDTWRDPRGFALKFYTEQGNYDLVGNNTPIFFVRDTIKFQDFIRSQKRRPDNGLRDNDMQWDFWTLSPESAHMVTWLMGDRGIPRTWRHMNGYGSHTYMWQNAGGERFWVKYHFKTDQGIEFYTQAEGDAMAGEDPDVHRRDLFTAIRSGNHPSWTLYVQVMPFDDAWDYRFNPFDLTKVWPHGDYPLIEVGRMTLNRNPDNFHIHIEQAAFEPSNLVPGISVSPDKMLLGRIFSYPDTHRYRIGPNYAQLPPNRPHVPVHSYAKDGPMRYDPSTAAAPYAPNSYGGPAADTERYGEPAGWDVAGRMVREAYPLHREDDDFGQAGTMVRQVLDNAARDRLVSNVTGHLLNGVSDKVQLRAVQYWRNVDKDLGDRIATGIGKA; the protein is encoded by the coding sequence ATGTCCGACGCGACGGTCCCGTACACCACCAACAACGCCGGCGTCCCCGTGGAGAGCGACTCCGACTCGCTCACCGCCGGCGCGCTCGGGCCGATCCTGCTGCACGACCACTACCTGATCGAGAAGATGGCCCAGTTCAACCGGGAGCGGGTGCCCGAGCGCGTGGTGCACGCCAAGGGCAGCGGCGCCTACGGCATCTTCGAGGTCACCCAGGACGTCAGCCAGTTCACCAGGGCGGACCTCTTCCAGCCGGGCAGGCGTACCGAGATGCTGGCCCGGTTCTCCACCGTGGCCGGCGAGCAGGGCTCCCCCGACACCTGGCGCGACCCGCGCGGCTTCGCGCTGAAGTTCTACACCGAGCAGGGCAACTACGACCTGGTCGGCAACAACACGCCGATCTTCTTCGTCCGCGACACGATCAAGTTCCAGGACTTCATCCGCTCGCAGAAGCGCCGCCCCGACAACGGCCTGCGCGACAACGACATGCAGTGGGACTTCTGGACGCTCTCGCCCGAGTCGGCCCACATGGTGACCTGGCTGATGGGCGACCGGGGCATCCCGAGGACCTGGCGCCATATGAACGGCTACGGCTCGCACACCTATATGTGGCAGAACGCGGGCGGCGAGCGGTTCTGGGTGAAGTACCACTTCAAGACCGACCAGGGCATCGAGTTCTACACCCAGGCCGAGGGCGACGCGATGGCCGGGGAGGACCCCGACGTCCACCGCCGCGACCTCTTCACCGCCATCCGCAGCGGCAACCACCCGTCGTGGACGCTGTATGTCCAGGTGATGCCGTTCGACGACGCATGGGACTACCGGTTCAACCCGTTCGACCTGACCAAGGTGTGGCCGCACGGCGACTACCCGCTGATCGAGGTCGGCCGGATGACGCTCAACCGCAACCCGGACAACTTCCACATCCACATCGAGCAGGCCGCCTTCGAGCCGTCCAACCTGGTGCCCGGCATCAGCGTCTCGCCGGACAAGATGCTGCTCGGCCGGATCTTCTCCTACCCCGACACCCACCGCTACCGGATCGGCCCCAACTACGCGCAGCTGCCGCCCAACCGGCCGCACGTCCCGGTGCACTCGTACGCCAAGGACGGGCCGATGCGGTACGACCCGTCCACTGCCGCCGCCCCGTACGCGCCCAACTCCTACGGCGGGCCCGCCGCCGACACCGAGCGCTACGGCGAACCGGCCGGCTGGGACGTGGCGGGCCGGATGGTCCGCGAGGCGTACCCGCTGCACCGCGAGGACGACGACTTCGGCCAGGCCGGCACCATGGTCCGCCAGGTGCTGGACAACGCCGCCCGGGACCGGCTGGTCTCCAATGTCACCGGGCACCTGCTCAACGGCGTCTCCGACAAGGTCCAGCTGCGCGCCGTGCAGTACTGGCGCAACGTCGACAAGGACCTCGGCGACCGCATCGCCACCGGCATCGGCAAGGCATGA
- a CDS encoding class II fumarate hydratase: protein MTGSEGGYRIEHDSMGEVRVPATAKWRAQTERAVANFPISGQRLERAHIAALARIKAAAAKVNAELGVLDGETAEAIRQAAGEVAEGRWDDHFPIDVFQTGSGTSSNMNANEVIATLASERLGRPVHPNDQVNASQSSNDVFPSSIHIAATASVTGDLIPALERLAAALERKAVEFAGVVKSGRTHLMDATPVTLGQEFGGYAAQVRYGVERLLASLPRVAELPLGGTAVGTGINTPPGFAAAVIAELARTTGLPLTEARDHFEAQGARDGLVELSGQLRTVAVGFTKIANDLRWMGSGPRTGLGEINLPDLQPGSSIMPGKVNPVVPEAVAMVAAQVVGNDATVAFAGASGSFELNVMLPVIARNVLESVRLLANAARLLADRTVDGITANEERLREYAESSPSVVTPLNRYLGYEEAAQVAKQSLAERKTIRQVVLERGCVERGLLTEQQLDEALDVLRMTRP, encoded by the coding sequence ATGACCGGCAGCGAGGGCGGGTACCGGATCGAGCACGACTCGATGGGTGAGGTACGGGTGCCCGCGACCGCGAAGTGGCGGGCGCAGACCGAGCGGGCGGTGGCGAACTTCCCGATCTCCGGTCAGCGGCTGGAGCGGGCGCATATCGCGGCGCTGGCCCGGATCAAGGCGGCGGCGGCCAAGGTCAACGCGGAGCTGGGCGTACTGGACGGGGAGACGGCCGAGGCGATCCGGCAGGCGGCCGGCGAGGTGGCGGAGGGCCGCTGGGACGACCACTTCCCGATCGACGTCTTCCAGACCGGTTCCGGCACCTCCTCGAATATGAACGCCAACGAGGTGATCGCCACCCTGGCGAGCGAGCGGCTGGGGCGGCCCGTCCACCCCAATGACCAGGTCAACGCCAGCCAGTCGTCCAATGACGTCTTCCCCTCCTCGATCCACATCGCGGCCACCGCCTCGGTGACCGGCGATCTCATCCCGGCGCTGGAGCGGCTGGCGGCGGCGTTGGAGCGCAAGGCGGTGGAGTTCGCCGGGGTGGTGAAGTCCGGCCGGACGCATCTGATGGACGCCACCCCGGTCACCCTGGGCCAGGAGTTCGGCGGCTATGCCGCGCAGGTGCGGTACGGGGTGGAGCGGCTGCTGGCCTCGCTGCCCCGGGTCGCCGAACTGCCGCTGGGCGGCACGGCGGTGGGCACCGGGATCAACACCCCGCCCGGGTTCGCCGCCGCGGTGATCGCGGAGCTGGCGCGGACGACCGGGCTGCCGCTGACCGAGGCCCGGGACCACTTCGAGGCGCAGGGCGCCCGGGACGGACTGGTGGAGCTGAGCGGCCAGTTGCGCACCGTCGCGGTCGGCTTCACCAAGATCGCCAACGATCTGCGCTGGATGGGCTCCGGCCCGCGCACCGGCCTGGGCGAGATCAATCTGCCCGACCTCCAGCCCGGTTCCTCGATCATGCCGGGCAAGGTCAACCCGGTGGTCCCGGAGGCCGTCGCGATGGTCGCCGCGCAGGTGGTCGGCAATGACGCCACCGTGGCCTTCGCCGGTGCCTCGGGCAGCTTCGAACTCAATGTGATGCTGCCGGTGATCGCCCGCAATGTGCTGGAGTCGGTCCGGCTGCTGGCCAATGCGGCCCGGCTGCTGGCCGACCGCACGGTGGACGGCATCACCGCCAACGAGGAGCGGCTGCGGGAGTACGCCGAGTCCTCCCCCTCGGTGGTCACCCCGCTCAACCGGTACCTCGGCTACGAGGAGGCCGCCCAGGTCGCCAAGCAGTCGCTCGCCGAGCGTAAGACCATCCGGCAGGTGGTGCTGGAGCGCGGCTGCGTCGAGCGGGGCCTGCTCACCGAGCAGCAGTTGGACGAGGCTCTGGACGTGCTGCGGATGACCAGGCCATGA
- a CDS encoding DUF2637 domain-containing protein, giving the protein MYDTRETYLPYGGLGHEGFADPQGTTYQQSGWYLGEPLLDVPPSYTPIADLLDAGHAPSVGGYLPPQRSAEQDGDPSSAGFDLPRARRPVPHRRRRPRPQLAAWPQLTSSVFGVLTTFTVTAVSLLGWIFSYDPLQRLASAHVGSGLAQLWPVIIYGPWFVASLSILRAALDRRRITHSWVVLGVFSGMAAVLCVASASATLSDVIVAGLPPITAVISFHQLIRQMTATRRARHGPTAAPLPPQRTAGKGRR; this is encoded by the coding sequence ATGTATGACACCAGGGAGACCTACCTCCCCTACGGGGGGCTCGGCCACGAGGGCTTCGCCGACCCGCAGGGCACCACCTACCAGCAGAGCGGCTGGTACCTGGGTGAGCCGCTGCTGGACGTGCCGCCCTCCTACACCCCCATCGCCGACCTGCTGGACGCCGGGCACGCCCCGTCGGTCGGCGGCTACCTCCCGCCGCAGCGGTCCGCCGAGCAGGACGGCGACCCGTCCTCCGCCGGCTTCGACCTGCCGCGCGCCCGCCGGCCGGTGCCGCACCGCCGCCGCCGGCCGCGACCGCAGCTGGCCGCCTGGCCGCAGCTCACCAGCTCGGTCTTCGGGGTGCTGACCACCTTCACGGTGACCGCGGTCTCCCTGCTGGGCTGGATCTTCTCCTACGATCCGCTGCAACGGCTGGCCTCCGCGCACGTCGGCAGCGGCCTCGCCCAGCTCTGGCCGGTGATCATCTACGGACCGTGGTTCGTGGCCTCGCTCTCCATCCTGCGGGCCGCCCTGGACCGGCGCCGGATCACCCACTCCTGGGTGGTGCTGGGCGTCTTCTCCGGCATGGCCGCCGTGCTCTGCGTGGCCTCGGCGTCCGCGACCCTCTCCGATGTGATCGTGGCCGGACTGCCGCCGATCACGGCGGTGATCTCCTTCCACCAGCTGATCCGGCAGATGACCGCCACCCGCCGGGCCCGGCACGGCCCGACGGCCGCCCCGCTGCCCCCGCAGCGGACGGCGGGCAAGGGCCGCCGCTGA
- a CDS encoding fumarate hydratase, translating to MPEFAYSDLLPLGADTTPYRLITTEGVSTFEAGGRRFLQVEPEALRRLTAEAMHDISHYLRPAHLAQLRRILDDPEASANDRFVALDLLKNANISAGGVLPMCQDTGTAIVMGKRGQQVLTAGGDEEALSRGVYDAYTRLNLRYSQMAPLTMWDERNTGSNLPAQIELYATDGDAYKFLFMAKGGGSANKSFLYQETKAVLNEKRMMSFLEEKIRALGTAACPPYHLAIVVGGTSAEFALKTAKYASAHYLDTLPAEGSPTGHGFRDLELEQKVHELTQRIGIGAQFGGKYFCHDVRVVRLPRHGASCPVAIAVSCSADRQALGKVTAEGVFLEQLETDPAKYLPDTTDEHLDDAVVRIDLNRPMTEVRAELSKYPVKTRLSLTGTLVVARDIAHAKIKERLDAGEGMPQYLRDHPVYYAGPAKTPEGYASGSFGPTTAGRMDSYVEQFQAAGGSLVMLAKGNRSQQVTDACGKHGGFYLGSIGGPAARLAQDCIRKVEVLEYAELGMEAVWRIEVEDFPAFIVVDDKGNDFFTSLAPSETFIGSIPVRPAG from the coding sequence ATGCCAGAGTTCGCCTACTCCGACCTTCTCCCGCTGGGTGCCGACACCACCCCGTACCGCCTGATCACCACCGAGGGCGTCTCCACCTTCGAGGCGGGCGGCCGCCGCTTCCTCCAGGTCGAGCCCGAGGCGCTGCGCCGGCTCACCGCCGAGGCGATGCACGACATCTCGCACTATCTGCGCCCGGCGCACCTCGCCCAGCTGCGCCGCATCCTGGACGACCCGGAGGCCAGCGCCAACGACCGCTTTGTGGCGTTGGACCTGCTGAAGAACGCCAACATCTCGGCCGGCGGCGTGCTCCCGATGTGCCAGGACACCGGCACCGCGATCGTGATGGGCAAGCGCGGCCAGCAGGTGCTGACCGCCGGCGGCGACGAGGAGGCGCTGTCGCGCGGCGTGTACGACGCGTACACCAGGCTCAATCTTCGCTACTCCCAGATGGCCCCGCTGACCATGTGGGACGAGCGGAACACCGGCTCCAACCTGCCGGCCCAGATCGAGCTGTACGCGACCGACGGGGACGCCTACAAGTTCCTCTTCATGGCCAAGGGCGGCGGCAGCGCCAACAAGTCGTTCCTGTACCAGGAGACCAAGGCCGTCCTCAATGAGAAGCGGATGATGTCCTTCCTGGAGGAGAAGATCCGCGCCCTGGGCACCGCCGCCTGCCCGCCGTACCACCTGGCGATCGTGGTCGGCGGCACCAGCGCCGAGTTCGCGCTGAAGACCGCCAAGTACGCCTCCGCGCACTACCTGGACACCCTGCCCGCCGAGGGCTCGCCGACCGGCCACGGCTTCCGCGACCTGGAACTGGAGCAGAAGGTCCATGAGCTGACCCAGCGGATCGGCATCGGCGCGCAGTTCGGCGGCAAGTACTTCTGCCACGATGTGCGGGTGGTCCGGCTGCCCCGGCACGGCGCCTCCTGCCCGGTCGCCATCGCCGTCTCCTGCTCGGCCGACCGGCAGGCGCTGGGCAAGGTCACCGCCGAGGGCGTCTTCCTGGAGCAGTTGGAGACCGACCCGGCCAAATACCTGCCGGACACCACCGACGAGCACCTGGACGACGCCGTGGTGCGGATCGACCTCAACCGGCCGATGACCGAGGTCCGCGCCGAGCTGTCCAAGTACCCGGTGAAGACCCGCCTCTCACTGACCGGCACCCTGGTAGTGGCCCGCGACATCGCGCACGCCAAGATCAAGGAGCGGCTGGACGCGGGCGAGGGCATGCCGCAGTACCTGCGGGACCACCCGGTGTACTACGCGGGCCCGGCCAAGACCCCCGAGGGCTATGCCTCCGGCTCCTTCGGCCCGACCACGGCGGGGCGGATGGACTCCTATGTGGAGCAGTTCCAGGCGGCCGGCGGCTCCTTGGTGATGCTGGCCAAGGGCAACCGCTCCCAGCAGGTCACCGACGCCTGCGGCAAGCACGGCGGCTTCTACCTGGGCTCGATCGGCGGCCCGGCCGCGCGCCTCGCGCAGGACTGCATCAGGAAGGTCGAGGTGCTGGAGTACGCCGAACTCGGCATGGAGGCGGTCTGGCGGATCGAGGTGGAGGACTTCCCGGCGTTCATCGTGGTGGACGACAAGGGCAATGACTTCTTCACCTCGCTGGCGCCCAGCGAGACCTTCATCGGCTCCATCCCGGTCCGCCCGGCCGGCTGA